TACCGATCTAAACTTGTTGCCACCTGTGATTGTTTGCAACTgcaagcaggcccggcgacagggggggtcaaagggtacactcgtcccgggccccgtcattgtgaggggccccaaggtccagcggcggcagcatgtaatcataaatgtaaaataattatataaCTCACGGCATCTCGCAAGCTGCAGGCCGCCCGAGCCCTGTGGTCACCCCTCAGTGCACTGCCCCTAGCCCCAAGTCAGCTGTCAGCCTGAGCCAGTCCCCGGCCGTGCCATGTGCAGTGCACTGACGTTGCACCACTAGTCACACAGCAGGACGCTGGTCCAGACCGCCCTCTCCTCTTCAAGTCCTCACCGCactccgccctgtgtctctgctgtgtgTGAGCAGCCGGAGCGCCAAGCAGGAGCGGCACAGGACAGACTCGGACAATACTGCAGGACTGGGACTGCTGGCAGATTGTCACTCGGAGGAGCTGGTTAATTAGCGGCACCAGCGGTTGTGTGCTGCTGGTAAGGATCTCTCCAACTCCAGCATGTTTGTGTATTTGGGTTGGGTTTGGTCTTTTGGGTTTGGGGCGGGCTGTGGGCAGGCACATATGGATGTATCTGCATGCatatttattggcacatgcagggaggGTTGTGTATGGGTCAGGGGGCAAGagggggggcccgcagagatatcagtgtaatgggccccaagatttctgttgccggccctgattgcAAGTCTTTTGTTGCAACCAGTGTGCCCATGACCGTGCACGGGCACTGTTTATGCATCTGCTTCCCATAAGGAATGCTCGGTGCGTATACATGAGCTGCTAAGCTGTGCACGGACACGAATAGCCGCGTGGCACAATGCATGCGCACGTTTATGACCATACCCCTGATCTAAGTCATAGGTTATAAATAGTCTTTTGTGACATCAGTGCGCTATGCCTCATAATTACGTCACATATCGCTTAGATATAATAAAGCTTCACAAATAAATGATCTATTATTGttagattttatttttaaataaagaaacatgaatatattttttaaaactagaaaaaaaatatttgagtGTAACCTGAATAATATTTACTACCCATAGTTTAGCATTACATGAATATATTTATTGATAGTATAATAAATgtttgggtcatatatatatatatatttattgtgttatgggaaatgttataataaatatatgtatgtaatataataatatatatataataaattataagtatatatgtgtatagaggGATTTTGAGGAGATAAATATCTGTACTGTATTTATTAAATGTATATAGTCAAAGTGATATAGTGTGTAGGTTTGGCATTATATTCTGTCATGCGGTAATAGTATAGATCTGGTGTGTCCAGCAATAGCCTGCAGTGTACCAAAGAGATGCAGATGGGGTCCCTATAGGGTCCACGCGCTGCTGGAGTAATAACCTGCAGGGCGGGAAAAGCAGGTCCACGAGCCGGGGATAGAAGGCTGCCCGCGAGCGTGGGGATAGACAGGTATTGATTGGCGGCGGTTAGGGGAGATCGCGCGGCTATGGCGGGAAGGGGGACTCACGAGCCGGAGGTCTggggagaataaatagagctccccgccggcGGTGTGGCAGTCTGCTGTTCCCCCTGTTCGTGAGTGCACTCGGGTCCCCAGAGCTGCCGTGAGAGCTGTGAGGCAGCGCCTGGAGACCGAGTAGCGCGTCCAATACAGGGCAGAGCTGAGCGGCGGCTGGGAGCGGAGGTGGTGGGCAGagattccccccagcactgcttacCCCCTGAGTACCTGGTGCAGGCTCGGCGGTGGAGGGGACGGCTGGCCGGGCGGAGGCAGACTGGAGAGGCGGCTGGTCAGATGGAAGGACGGAGGGCAGCGCTTCCATAGTAACCGAGAGGAAGCTATCCCCGCAGACTCCTGATTCGCCACCTGCAGAAAGGGGCCAGCCCAGCAGCGACCGTCCTTCCCTAGGGAGGAGTCAGGGGGAGAAGGCAGCGCAGAGCCTACAAGCTGTAAGTGAGACTATGCAGAGCACCACACCGCTACACCTCACTAGCTCATGTAATATAAAACAGCTTGAATCAACCAGCGGTTTGCCGTATATGGTGGCTGAAGTAAATATTGAGCCAAACGCTGCCAGCCCTTGGTACTAATATAGGATACTGCCATAAGGCATTTATAGACTGGACAGGAGATTGACTATTTCACCCTGTTATAGTTAGAGGTGGAACTGTTATTTTCACGAAGGAACACTTATACATCAGCCAGGGAGaactatttaaatatatataaagatatattgtTGGACAGTTCTAAGTACCACAGAAGATAGCTGTATGTAAAGTCTCAATTAGCCGAGTTGAGGAACAAGCGcaaggataaatatatatataaatatagttttAAAGTTACCAAAAGAGATTTGGCAAGGACATTACTTTGCAGTGTGTCAAGTAATTGAGACCTAACAGCTTCCGCAGTTGAGAAAGATACAGTTACAGGACAACAGCTACTATAACAAATAGTTTTTCCCCAAGAAAggatacaattgtagcagagtaTAGGATATCTCTTGCAGACTGAATCACATACAATGCCTGCTACCTTTTAATGAGATGAACATAACACTGCACAAGCTGCTCATTCTATGATTTAGTACCCGATGGGGTTAATTTCCGTATGACACCCAGAGTAAAGTATATTCTGCtataaaagagaaaaaaaggaaCTACACCCAACAGAGAGGAAAGTAGAGGCTTGCCGCTCATATAAAATTGGATGCCAAACAAGTTATATGCCAGTGTACACTGAAttaagggcccagacattgcacttatttttttcatgagtacccgggtcactccaaCATTAACATTAccaattttttgtattgcatgcaaaataaCTTGTATAGGTgttacagggagacagtggatggGGATAGAAAATGTATTTCCTTTATTGTGCTTGACAGAATGTTTTTGCCTTTAATCTTTAAATATCTTAGTTGTAATAAAACACACTTAATTTTACTTACCATATGTGTTGCGATATGAAATTATGTCCGGCGATCCTGGAGATACAGAGAGAAGAACAGGTACAATAATATATTGTAAAGTATTCACCTAGGTATATAAGGCAGATAGATATACAATTATTACACATTGTTAGAAAAAaaaaggcttacccaggcaagcctaaatacgtagcttgggtggaggcacaagtaGTGATCAACCATTTATTCGGTAACCTATACCTTGCCAGGTGggggagggttacatttggaggcaccgcgtgagatacaTTTTATAAAATATTCAGGAGTAAGGGAAGCACAGTAGCCAAAATGAATCAATATACTAGTAGTGAAGCATTTGATTGGTGCACAAGGAAGGGAGTGACTCCTGAAAGGAGTTTTGTATTGTGTGGGGATCTCACAGACATCACTGATGGAACAATTATGACCGAGATGTTATTTCTTTTTGGGATAAAACAACCAAAGATTTCTGATAAGCAATTCAAGGAAAAAGGAGAGTTGTGTGCTGTATTAATAACTACTAGTCAAGACTTGGAGTCTGAATTGTTACCTAAGgtggtggctgtgagatctaacccTGAACGCAGATGGAAAATTATATGGCCTGAAAAGGAAGGCAGTGAAAGAGCTGCGGAACCATTAAttgtgggtgatatgtcttttcCGGTTAGACGAGATCCTGATGTAGCTGTGGGAGAAGGTAGTCCATCACAGGGTACGGAGGAAAAGTTAGGGAATCAGTTAGAAGTTATAGCTgataaagtagtacatcaattAGAAAGATGGCATTATGAGGGTAGTTATAGGCGATTAAGGATTTTCTCAGGAATGCTTCCTGTACCTACTGGAGAGGAACCGTATGACGCATGGAGGGAGGCAGCTATACAGCAGTCTGAGGAGTGGCATTGTCCTGATCATATAAAAAAACAAAGGATTGTAGAAAGCTTAAGGGGACCCGCTATGGGAATCATTCAGGCCACTAGGAAAAGTAATCCTGAGGCCACAGTGGCTGATTACTTCCAGGCATTGGAATACACCTATGGGACATTGGAAGATGTAGGTGACTTGGTTGCTAGATTCAACCATACTTATCAAGATACAGGAGAGAAGTTGTCACAGTATGTGTATAGATTGGATAAAATAATCCATAAAATTATAGATAAAGGAGGATTATCTCCGGCGGAGGTTAACAGTAGTAGGTTGAAACAAGTAATTAGAGGAGCTTTAACAACTGACCCTGTGGCTCAGCGTTTACGGTGTACAGCTCTGTTATTAGGAAGCCCCAcccttaatgatttaattaaggAAATTACTCAGGAGGAAGCTTTAATAGCCAATAGGGAAAAGACCCATTCCAAAGCTGTAAAAGTAGTAGTACCCTCCTGTGAGACTCAAGGATCAAGGGATGACAAATTACTTACTTTGgtagaggaacaaaataaaaaaatggaccagCTTATTTTGGCTCTAAATCAACGGATGGCACCTTCCAATGTAGCTTCCCGTAATTCTATTAGAGGAATTAACAACGGTAGGGGAAATTTTAGAAGAAGTGGAGATTTTACATCAAGAGGGTGTTTCCGATGTGGACAGCTAGGGCATAGGGCTGTGAACTGTCCCTTAGGCTGGGGTACTTCTGAAGTGGGAAATAATGGTCAGTCAGATAATGTTTCCATTCAGGGAAACGACAGTGGGAGGCTGGCGGGCCCCTCGCCG
The Pseudophryne corroboree isolate aPseCor3 chromosome 4, aPseCor3.hap2, whole genome shotgun sequence DNA segment above includes these coding regions:
- the LOC134911009 gene encoding paraneoplastic antigen Ma1 homolog — protein: MNQYTSSEAFDWCTRKGVTPERSFVLCGDLTDITDGTIMTEMLFLFGIKQPKISDKQFKEKGELCAVLITTSQDLESELLPKVVAVRSNPERRWKIIWPEKEGSERAAEPLIVGDMSFPVRRDPDVAVGEGSPSQGTEEKLGNQLEVIADKVVHQLERWHYEGSYRRLRIFSGMLPVPTGEEPYDAWREAAIQQSEEWHCPDHIKKQRIVESLRGPAMGIIQATRKSNPEATVADYFQALEYTYGTLEDVGDLVARFNHTYQDTGEKLSQYVYRLDKIIHKIIDKGGLSPAEVNSSRLKQVIRGALTTDPVAQRLRCTALLLGSPTLNDLIKEITQEEALIANREKTHSKAVKVVVPSCETQGSRDDKLLTLVEEQNKKMDQLILALNQRMAPSNVASRNSIRGINNGRGNFRRSGDFTSRGCFRCGQLGHRAVNCPLGWGTSEVGNNGQSDNVSIQGNDSGRLAGPSPSPRN